Within Telopea speciosissima isolate NSW1024214 ecotype Mountain lineage chromosome 8, Tspe_v1, whole genome shotgun sequence, the genomic segment GCAGCAACAGCTTTGACACAACTCACTCATGAGGTCCTTACCTGAAATTGCTTGTTCATAGAGAAAATGGAAAGCAAGGAATCAAATTACAATTTCAATCCAATTTCCATCACAGCCAAAATTTCAATTTGGTGAAtccaaccagaattttaaactAATGATGAGATCAAACACCCTTTTGCAAAATATGACATATGGATGTACAGGAATAATCACATATATTTCAAATCCATTATCTTATTGTGCTCAGGTGGAATTATCACATCTGAAAGGCAGTATACAAGTATCAACTGAAATATCCAGCttcgacccaaaaaaaaaactgaaatatcCAGCAACAGTTTCCTATACTCTTATATAGATATCCATGAATACACGAGTACAGTGACACAAAGTACTATACAGCATTATACATTCAAGCAAATCTCAATAGGGCCCACCAAATTCAGAGAATATTCACTGTGTAGCTACGCCACTGGATCCACAATCATCCAGTTTAGATCCATCAACCTTCACCCAGACCTCATTTATGCGCCCGATTAGCCGAAAAGGAGAGTTATACGGTGCAATTGAGTATGCATATTTACCATCAGAAGCAGTGGAGTTTGCCCATGGGTCCCTAGCAAACCCTGAGAACTTCCTGACTGCGATGCAGTGGCTTCCCCATGCATCAGATTGGAGGTTCAGCTCTGGGAGAGGTAGAGGTGGTGCTGCTTGAAACTTCACTGGCAAGTAGAACTGAACAAAGTAGGCTGATGAGCCTAGGGGTCCTTCTCCAGGGACGATGCTTGTCAGCACAGGAGCTGTCATTCTGATTCTAGAGGAGTTTAAATTGGCACCTTGGATGTACTGAAATAATCTGTTAAGTCAGCATGAAAAAAGATTCAGCAAAAAACAAGGTGAATCAAATCATCTGGATGAAAGAAGAAGCCATGAAGTCAACAAATGACCAAATAAAGCTTCAGTCTAATGTTTGCATCAGAAAAATTATCCTTATAGAAGGATGCTCAATTTTCAATTCTAATGCTTTGAGACCTTGAAGGAGAAACTTGACAAGGCAAAGGTAATCAAGGTTGTCGAATTGTTCTCTTTTTCCTAATATCAGTAAGGTGCACCAGAGGATTCTGAAGTTTGTCAGTAATCACTACACACCAGTAATTAGTGGACATGAGCTGTCTTTAAGCATGCAATGTGGGTCtctaaaaaaagataaagttagAGAAATTAAAAATCATATATAATACCCAACTCTTAAAACAACCTAGTCATTATGCATCTTAGAAAGCTTTTCACTTGCATCCTAAGTTGCTCATGTTGCTGCAGGATTCTGAATGATTGCAACCAATTACACCACCACAAGCCTAAATTAATTTCACATTATTCATTAGTTCCTCCTTCATGGGTCTAAATATTTTTAAGAGCCCATGGTTTAGTAATTAACAAATACATATTAATAAATCTGAAGTCTTATAGGTAGTGCAGCTTGCTTAAAATTCAGATGGTTTTTCAGCTGCTCCAACACAAAATAAGAAAAGCATGACTATCTTGGGTGATGGCCATCTCACGACTTGCAGACCCACCCATAGGGCATTACATCACCTTTTTTGTTCGTTCCTTCTTCATAGACGTTCCACAACCCTATAAATTTTTATAGCTATTAAAGGTATGAACTTCGAAGGGGGCGGGacttcattatcttcttcttcttcacctttgtCCACTCCAGGTGTACCATTGTTAATGTTTCAATTGGTAATAACTCAATTGCATTGGCTACAATCTCTTCCTTTGATCTCCTCACCTCGCTAGAGGACTCTTCCATTGCAGGGTTATTGGCTGACGTACGTGATTCAAACTTGTCACCCAAAGAGAAGTGAACTCACACCGCCTTCCAATTTCTCGACCATTTCTCTCAtccctggctctgataccagattaTACGTGTacgagagagggaggagagaataaagaagaaagagacaatATGAAAAGAGATAGAAGACATTCgagagaaaataaggagaaTTTGTTGTGGCTTTACGGACGAAGCCGGACATCTTGGCTAAGGTGAGAAAGCCTACCTCATCTCTAAAGAGATAAATTAGGGATTTCAAAGACTATCTTTAATTAGATTATGGTTGCTATAAATAAGAAACTACTTCTTAGTTAACGAATTATCCATTCCTTATGAACTCCTCTAACTTTTTTTCCCTACTCTCCTTACTACATAACTCCTTAGCCACCTAAAACACTCTACATAATACCCTCCGTGAATTACATGAATTACACCCCATACCCCATAACCGTAACACAAACCATGAAAGTTTGACAGTAAATTCCACTATCTGAACGAACATATAACACCAATTCCACTTCCAGTCAGACCGCTTACAAAATTCAGAACTGAATTCAATCATTCAATGATTACCATATAGAAAAAACGATAAATCTTAGGTAAATCAACAAAAGTATATGAAGTTCAAACCCGGCAAAAACCACATGTATTTCCCAGTAAGTTCTTAAAAGCCTTAAGAATCCTTAAAAATTACTTGGCAACTTGATAGATTCTCATATCAAACGCTGGAAAAGGTCCAGTTTTCACTCTAATTAATACTTAAACAATTTAACTAACATTTGTCTGTAAACACACAAAATACCCAACTAGCATGTATCATCACCTGTGAAAGCCTTCCTTTGTTGCCTTTTCGAACGAAATTTCTGTAACAGGAGCTGACATCCACGAAGATTCTCTGTAAAGTCTTATCTCGAAATCTGATTCGGAATGAACGACTGTGAACTGGGGAGACTCGATCCCATTACAGGAGAAGATTAAGCAGAAGAAAGCAATGAAGACCAGCGATAACAACAGGTTCTCCATCATCTTGCAAGACGAGGAATGAAAAAGAGCATCTTCGTCGCGGATAAATAGTCGGAAGGGCGACTCAAAGTTTTCTCCACCTAGTTGTTGTATAATTACGAAAAGACCACTTAACCCAATTAATCCTGGGCCGAGTTTGTAGCCCAATGGACAGAGAATGGAACCAGGGGACGCCTATTCAAAATTATGAGTATAACTGTACAAGCAATAGATCATAGATGTGTCTTCAGACCATGGTTTCAAATATCGGGTATCTGCTGAAATTGCTGATCCTGTATCAGTGGAAAGATTCTTGGTAAGGGCAAATTTgtccaaaaataatttttttataacaaTTAAGGCCAAAATCATCGGGTATAATCATCTACAGCTGATATGTATCAGTATCAGTCAAGACCAATACGAGCTTGGGAGCACGTGCACGTTGACCAATGGGAGCATGTGCAAGCACGTTAGGCTCCTTTGTAGCGCGATAGGGAGTGTAGCACACATCCAATGGGCTGTAGTGcttgggcacgcagcccaacacccaCCTGTGTGttgtgttgggctgcgtgcccaagCACTACAGGCCATCGGATGGTGCGCTACACTACCTATCGCGCTATAAAGGACCTAAATCCTGCACAAACATCACCTTGGGCGAGATTTTCGCCTTTCTATGGGGGCAATGTAGTATGGCGTACgcttctgtgtctaggcgcaggagtTACGCGGGCCACGCGAACAGGTAACATTCTTTTCCCCcgttaaaaaaatggaaagtagttttttgtccgaGAGTATGGCCTACGTCAGCATTCCcttgtttctatctctctcctcaaaacaagggggcagagttgtcttttcatatggggtagcaaagagatagactcatggagtcatgggagtgctggcgtaggccacactcccgtacgccagcactcccggacagagttctttttccaaaaaaaaattaattctatTTTAGGTGTTGTTGGACCTCAATAAATAGTTATTTGGGGGATATatacaaatagaaaaattatcAACGCCAACCCTGATGTTTACCTATATTTTAAGACACACTCACTAAGTATCATAATATCAACGGTTACCTATTTTTGAATGGTGTTACATATGAAATTATTTTGATTAATATACCCTTTacactaaaaacataaaaatcctATTTCTAAATCATTTCTTACCGTTGGAGACTGCAAAACCCATCCCTTCCCCTTCTACCTGAGGAGCTTCTCTCCCCCCATCGGCCCACCCATTTCCGGTCACTGCTACCTGAGCTTCTCCCCCCACCCATTTTTGGCCACTGTAAGTCATTCTATACCTCCCCATCTGAACTGACCCATTTCACCATGGAAAGCGCCTTATCGAAGGAAGAAAGTATATTCTCCACTGACATATTGCAGTCTCTTCAGAATAGGATGGATCAAGATGCATCTGGAGCCGCTTCACTAGCTCCCTCCCCTGCTTTAGCTCATTGAACAAAGGTTTCCACTCCAAATTCCCGGGGAAGACGTtgaaataaacaaagaaggtCCATTCGACTAGCACACCGGAGAAAGttacagaaagagagagactttCTTTAACCAAAGACTTTTTTCAGATGCTGAAACTCCAAGACTCTCTAGTGGACAAATTTTGAAAGATTCCTATGTTCTCTAAGAAAAAGCCAAAGTTCCAATCAACAATCTAGAAACTCcatggaaaggaaaaaaggacaatcaataaaagtgaaACAGGGGAAGGGGACCGTGGAGAACGTTTGCAGAAACTCACGACAATGAGAGTTATGCAACCAGGTCTTTCCATATTCTTTGAGCAGCTTTTTGTTGCCCCTTCAGCGAGTAAAGCTCAGAAAATCTGGAAGAGTCACGAGAGAAAGAACTAAAGCAATGCCAATGAAGAAGAGAATCTGTTGTGATGATGATCTCAACAAAAGCCTCAACTATGATCCACAATGCGAAGGGCAAATTCTTCCTCCTTACTTCCTTGTCCCCTAAAAGTTCCAAAATTTAGATTTTATGATTTCCAAAAGACGAAAAGGGATTTAGAGGCAACTTCTGAAAATCCAAACTTGAGATGAGATAAACCAAAGGAGATCTATCATAGTGAGGAGAAGCTACAGAGAGGATCTCTGTGAAATAAGCACAAGAAAGACAAAAATGCTTacggaaaggaaaaaaaagccCTCTTTATGATTCTATCTTCTTGATGAGTCTTTTACTTGAatctttcttgtgtttttaaGGACtctctacccccccccccccctttttctatTTACGGGTCTCTGCTTTGTTTTCAATAGCATTCCAAGTGACATTTGGAATCTCtggttttttcattttgaaactTCTCCGTTGTCTATGTTGAGAGATCCTACTTTACTGGGTTGGGTCTAGAAGACTTTTACCTTTGGCTTCTTTTCTGAGTACTTTAATTCCCTCTTCCGGGCTTCTTGTTTCGCAAAATCGTATTAACAGTGAAGCTACTGCGATAATGGATCCTTGCTCCGCGACCTTGAAGGCCAATGCTTTCAGTACTCACCAAAGTGAGTAAGATTCGTCGGGGTCTTCTCTACGCTCGACGTCGTGTTCTTTGCTCGTCGGACTGGTTTGATTGCAGAGGTGAAATAAGGTTGCAATTGCAGGTTTCTTCATTCGATTGAGGAGGGtttgtgggtgttttaattgaaagggtagattaggtaCTTTGCCCACTAAGAAGGGTAgaattgttttttaaaaaatattaaatacctgacatcatcacttaacagcactTAACTAACGATAGGGGGTCTGTGTGGAATTAGTTTGGTAAAGCAGGGAGTGACACTGATATTATGATAGTTAGTAggtgtgccttaaaatataggcaaacgttaGGGGGTGGCACTGAGAATTTCTCATACA encodes:
- the LOC122670639 gene encoding heme-binding protein 2-like: MMENLLLSLVFIAFFCLIFSCNGIESPQFTVVHSESDFEIRLYRESSWMSAPVTEISFEKATKEGFHRLFQYIQGANLNSSRIRMTAPVLTSIVPGEGPLGSSAYFVQFYLPVKFQAAPPLPLPELNLQSDAWGSHCIAVRKFSGFARDPWANSTASDGKYAYSIAPYNSPFRLIGRINEVWVKVDGSKLDDCGSSGVATQ